Genomic DNA from Nocardioides aquaticus:
CCACCATGAACGTCGCCGCCGGCCAGGTCATCAAGGCCCATCCCGGCAGCTACACCAGCCTGGATGTCGAGGGCACCTTGAACGTCAACGGCACCGCCGCCAACCCGGTCGTGTTCACCAGCCTGCGCGACGACACCGCCGGCGGCGACACCAACGGTGATGGCGACGCCACCACCCCCGCCACCGGCGACTGGGACGGCATCAGCATCCGGCCCGAGGCCCGCGCCACCTTCGACTACACCACCGTCGGCTATGGCCGGGTCGACTCCGGCGACGCCGACGTGTTCCGGTTCCGCCACTCCACCTCCCACGACTCCGATGGAACTGGTGTGTCGGTCCAGGTGGACCGCTCCGGGATCGACGCCGGCAGCGCGATCGTGGAGGTCTCTGACTCCACCGTCACCCGCGCCCGCTACAGCGGGATCGAGGTGGACGCGACCGGAAATCCGCAGGGCTCAGGCACCCAGATCCCCGTCCCCACCGTCGCCAACAACACCGTCACCAACTCCGGCGCCGACTCCAACACCTCCGCCGCGATCAGCGTCTCCGGTGATGCCCTGGATGGAAGCCTTCTGCGCGACAACTCCGGCACCGGGAACAAGATCAACAGCATCACCCTGGGCGGCACCCTCACCACCAATACCAGCGTCCCGCTCGGCGGCCTCCCCCTCGGCCTGGCGAACTCCTCTGTCAGGCCGCTGACCGTGGCCCCCGGCGCCACCATGAACGTCGCCGCCGGCCAGGTCATCAAGGCCCATCCCGGCAGCTACACCAGCCTGGATGTCGAGGGCACCTTGAACGTCAACGGCACCGCCGCCAACCCGGTCGTGTTCACCAGCCTGCGCGACGACACCGCCGGCGGCGACACCAACGGTGATGGCGACGCCACCACCCCCGCCACCGGCGACTGGGACGGCATCAGCATCCGGCCCGAGGCCCGCGCCACCTTCGACTACACCACCGTCGGCTATGGCCGGGTCGACTCCGGCGACGCCGACGTGTTCCGGTTCCGCCACTCCACCTCCCACGACTCCGATGGAACTGGTGTGTCGGTCCAGGTGGACCGCTCCGGGATCGACGCCGGCAGCGCGATCGTGGAGGTCTCTGACTCCACCGTCACCCGCGCCCGCTACAGCGGGATCGAGGTGGACGCGACCGGAAATCCGCAGGGCTCAGGCACCCAGATCCCCGTCCCCACCGTCGCCAACAACACCGTCACCAACTCCGGCGCCGACTCCAACACCTCCGCCGCGATCAGCGTCTCCGGTGATGCCCTGGATGGAAGCCTTCTGCGCGACAACTCCGGCACCGGGAACAAGATCAACAGCATCACCCTGGGCGGCACCCTCACCACCAATACCAGCGTCCCGCTCGGCGGCCTCCCCCTCGGCCTGGCGAACTCCTCTGTCAGGCCGCTGACCGTGGCCCCCGGCGCCACCATGAACGTCGCCGCCGGCCAGGTCATCAAGGCCCATCCCGGCAGCTACACCAGCCTGGATGTCGAGGGCACCTTGAACGTCAACGGCACCGCCGCCAACCCGGTCGTGTTCACCAGCCTGCGCGACGACACCGCCGGCGGCGACACCAACGGTGATGGCGACGCCACCACCCCCGCCACCGGCGACTGGGACGGCATCCACATCCGGACAGGCGGAGCTGCTTCTCTGCAGCATGCGAGAATTCTGTATGCCTCAGGCCCGCTGATTTCTTCCGGCGCCTTGGACGCGACAAATACTCGTATTGACCGCGCTGGCTCTACGTGCGTATCGGTGGATTCCGATGGAAGTGGCCGTTTTGCCGGGACCCTGCGCGGCTGCGAGACCGGTGTTTCCGCGTCCTCTTCCACACCTTTTGATGCTCGTCACATTGACTGGGGCGCGACATCCGGGCCGGGTGTGGACGGGAACCCGCAAGTTTCCGGAAACCTCGTGAGCTACTACCCGTGGGTCGGCGCGCCGATCCCCAAGCCGATCGCGCAGCCACCAGCCACCGAACCCGTTCGTGTGAACGACCAGTGCGCCGACTACCTCTTCATCGGCCTCCGCGGATCGGGGGAAACGGGTGGTCTGGGGCCGAAAGTCACTGACATCTACAACGGGCTGACCTCTGACTGGGTGGGTGTCGATGTTCCCGACGATGCGACTTTCGACAAGGTGGCGATCGCCTACGAGGCCAACCCCGTTCCAATCGTTGGTACCTCCGGTCGCAACGCGTGGCAGCAAGTTGGTGACGTCGCGAACTACACACCCGGCGCCTGGGACGGCGCAGTGCGGCTGGTCCTTCAGCTCCAGACGGCGGTCGAGGAGTGCGGTGACGCCGGACAGACGATTCTTCTCGGCGGTTACTCACAAGGCGCGTGGGCGATACACGCCGCGGTCAGCTATCTGGAGGCCACCGACTCTGACCTGCTGGACCGGATCGATGGCGTTGCCCTCTTGGCCGATCCGCTGAGATCCAGTTTCATGAGCCGGCAGAACCTGGGAACCGCCGAACCACACGACGGGGTTAGCGCCACCTTCATCGGATTCGCGGCCCTCGAGTTCAACGACTGGATCCAGGATTCCGCACTTTCGGGATTCCCGAGCGTGCCGAATTTGAGGATGAATGATTTCAGCTACCCCTCCACCCTGTACTCCAGCACGGTCGAGATGTGCGATTGGGGCGACGCAGTCTGCGACACAAGCTCATTCCTAAAGTTCCCCGAGGTCCTGAGCATCGAGGACTACTTCGTCGACGGCGCTGAGATCCATAGCGCCTACAACACGCAGCGACTGCGCGGCCTGGGAGCCGAACTCCAACGCATCGCGCTGAACAACTGAGCAGGCCAGCTTTTCAAGCAGGACCGTCTCACTGCGAGCAAGTGTCGAAACTAGGCCCGGGCAAGCCTCCCTGAATCGCTTGGCTGCTCGTTCGGGCCGGCAAGCAGACCAAAGGCCCCCGCACCAGTGTCGGTGCGGGGGCCTTGAGGATGCCGGTTCAGGCGGTCTGCTCGTCCTCCGGCGGTGGAGCGAAGTCATCTAGGGCCGTCCCGAGGTTCGGACCCTTCACGATGCGTCGCAAGTAGTGCTGGTCGGTGACCTTCGAGCCCGGCACGTGGCCGAGCTGGACCTGCGCCTCGTCCTTCGACGAGGTATCGCGGACCGTCGTGGCCACGGTCTTGCGGAAGGTCCGGGGCGTGACCCACTCGAGGTCTGAGCCCTTCCGGGCCGCACGCCACTGCCGGCGCAGGTTGTTCGGGCTGACCCAGGTGTCGTTCCGGGTCAGGAAGATGCCGTCCAGCTCGGTCTCCCGAGCCTGGTCGCGTCGCAGCCGGAGCACCTCCGCGGCCCAGTCGGGCAGGAGCAGCCGGCGGAACCCGGTCTCGGTCTTCGGGAGGTCCTGTCGGTAGAGGCTGCCCTTGCGGGGCTGGATGACGGTCCCGGTCACCGTCACCCACATGCCGTCGGCATCCTCGACAACCTCGGACCACCGCAGAGCCAACACCTCACCGATGCGGCACCCGGTGGCCAGGTGCAGGGCGACGACGTGGGCGAGGTCAGCGTTGGTCTTCGGTCCGGTTCTCTGACGGTTCGACCAGGCGCCGATGAGCTCGTAGACCTCACGGACGCCGGCGCCGTCGAGAACTTGCACCTCGTTCTTCGGTCGGGACACCTTCGTCACGGACCGGGCCGGGTTGGCCAAGAGGACGTCGTGGCGGACTGCCAGGTCGAACATCATCCCGAGGACGGTCTTGGTGTGCCGGGCCTCGGTGGGCTTGCCCAGGTCGTTGCTGATCTTCTTGACGTGGGCGTCCAGACGTCCGACGGACGCCTCACGGAGCCGTAGTGCACCGAGGGGCTTGCGGATGCGGCGCTCGACGATGGCCTTGTAGCCGTCGTAGGTGGACTCGCGGATGCTGCCGCCGGCCTTGACCTCCTCGAGCCACAGGTCGGCCAGGTTGGCGACGGTGGACTCCCTGCTCAGCACACCGTCACCGGCGGGAGCGGCACGCTGGGTGAGCTTCACCTTGAGGGCGTTGCTGGCCTTGTTGGCGGTGGTGCCGTTGGCGGTCACGACGCGCGTGACGCCGTCGGTGTCACGGAACCGGGCCGAGGCGATGAAGCCGCCGCGGGCCTGCTTGGTGATGCTGACGTTGCCCCAGGAGCCGATGGGGAGGGGCGGGCGGGCCATCAGGCTGCCTCGGTCTGCGCGTCGAGCCAGGCG
This window encodes:
- a CDS encoding tyrosine-type recombinase/integrase — translated: MARPPLPIGSWGNVSITKQARGGFIASARFRDTDGVTRVVTANGTTANKASNALKVKLTQRAAPAGDGVLSRESTVANLADLWLEEVKAGGSIRESTYDGYKAIVERRIRKPLGALRLREASVGRLDAHVKKISNDLGKPTEARHTKTVLGMMFDLAVRHDVLLANPARSVTKVSRPKNEVQVLDGAGVREVYELIGAWSNRQRTGPKTNADLAHVVALHLATGCRIGEVLALRWSEVVEDADGMWVTVTGTVIQPRKGSLYRQDLPKTETGFRRLLLPDWAAEVLRLRRDQARETELDGIFLTRNDTWVSPNNLRRQWRAARKGSDLEWVTPRTFRKTVATTVRDTSSKDEAQVQLGHVPGSKVTDQHYLRRIVKGPNLGTALDDFAPPPEDEQTA